The following proteins come from a genomic window of Macrobrachium nipponense isolate FS-2020 chromosome 32, ASM1510439v2, whole genome shotgun sequence:
- the LOC135207351 gene encoding LOW QUALITY PROTEIN: putative exonuclease GOR (The sequence of the model RefSeq protein was modified relative to this genomic sequence to represent the inferred CDS: inserted 1 base in 1 codon): MASGDPYTKLERRLLSDRLLDQYSYPRPHPRVKGQAVISNARNRYTQIPDKFSRKCRRCGEVYAVLENGKSRQPEVCRYHSNSGHPGRPFKCCGRRPPSSPCRTAPQHVHEDXDLNNMTGYFLTRENFSVTSREAYAVDTEMIYTGGGLEVACLSVVNTECEVVYETMVVPDNPILDYNTEFSGLESSDFIGVTTTMRDVHGKLRTLWGPNTILVGHGLESDLIKLRVIHDKVVDTLQLYPHKKGLPFMNSLQYLKDHYYLPRSTNAASSYKCGRDAAAAMKLALRRA; encoded by the exons ATGGCTAGTGGCGACCCGTACACAAAGCTTGAGCGTCGTCTCCTCTCTGATCGCTTATTGGACCAGTACAGTTATCCACGTCCCCATCCAAGAGTCAAAGGTCAAGCGGTCATATCAAACGCAAGAAATAGATATACTCAGATACCAGACAAGTTTTCAAGGAAATGCAGAAGATGTGGAGAAGTTTACGCTGTGCTAGAAAATGGCAAATCGCGTCAGCCTGAAGTTTGTCGCTACCACTCCAACAGTGGACACCCAGGACGTCCGTTTAAATGTTGTGGTAGGCGACCCCCATCGAGCCCTTGCAGAACTGCCCCTCAACATGTCCATGAAG CTGACTTGAACAACATGACTGGTTACTTTCTCACGAGAGAGAACTTTTCTGTGACGTCTCGTGAAGCTTATGCCGTAGACACAGAAATGATCTACACCGGAGGGGGTCTAGAAGTGGCTTGCCTGTCCGTTGTCAACACCGAATGTGAAGTGGTTTATGAAACGATGGTTGTCCCTGACAATCCTATTTTGGATTACAACACAGAGTTTTCAGGACTCGAGTCGTCTGACTTCATTGGTGTGACAACCACCATGAGAGACGTTCATGGAAAGCTGCGGACGCTGTGGGGTCCTAACACCATCCTAGTGGGCCATGGGTTAGAGAGCGATTTAATCAAACTGCGTGTGATTCATGATAAAGTCGTCGATACGCTTCAATTATACCCACACAAGAAAGGTCTTCCGTTCATGAATTCGCTCCAGTATTTGAAAGACCACTACTATTTACCACGTAGCACAAATGCTGCAAGTTCTTATAAATGTGGTAGAGATGCAGCTGCCGCTATGAAGCTTGCTCTTCGAAGGGCATAA